DNA sequence from the Pomacea canaliculata isolate SZHN2017 linkage group LG7, ASM307304v1, whole genome shotgun sequence genome:
GACTACGTCTGTCTGTGAGCAGTCACTACGTCTGTCTGAGCAGTGACTACGTCTGTCTGAGCAGTGACTACGTCTCACAGTGAGCAGTGACTACGTCTGTCTGAGCAGTGACTACGTCTGTCTGAGCACTCACTACGTCTATCTGTGAGCAGTGACTACGTCTGTCTGTGAGCAGTCACTACGTCTGTCTGAGCAGTGACTACATTTGTCTGTGAGCAGTCACTACGTCTGTCTGTGAGCAGTCACTACGTCTGTCTGTGAGCAGTCACTACGTCTCTCTGTGAGCAGTCACTACGTCTCTCTGTGAGCGGTGACTACGACCTTTGAACTACAGATGATACTAATAGACGCTTACACACGAACAGTGAAGATGCAGGGACCTGGAATacaggagaaagaaagggagaaaagtaagaaaataaataaagaaggtTTGTCACGTGTTGAAGGCCTGCGTACCACCAAGACTTGCTGTGGTGTGTGGTGGGGCTGTCAGTCCTGAAACAATACAGGACATAAGGCCACGAGGCTCAGGCTACTTATCAAGTCTGTTATTTGTCTGAAAGTAATGATAACAATCAGCTTGTTGACCTGATGACCTTATTAATGTTCTCCACTCCCGTGCACGTCATCAACCGTTGTCAGTAGAAATGGTGGATGTGGTGTAGCAGTGGAACTCACtcagaatgacagacagaaTGCTCAATTCACTCAGAATGACAAACAGAATGCTCAATTCACtcagaatgacagacagaaTGCTCAATTCACtcagaatgacagacagaaTGCTCAGTTCACTCAGAATGACAAACAGAATCCTCAATTCACTCAGAAGGACGCAGTCAACATTGTGGAGGagctgaaaataatacaaacaacatGCACAAGGATATAGTTgtcaaaaaataagaaattaaacctggaaaaagatgaagagagagatggaggaagaagGAGGGTGGGATATTACGTAACAAACTCAACAAACCAGTGACCTCAGGTcgagaggagaaggaggagcaGACCGAGGACTAGAAGAAGTAGGTCAGCTGGTAAACAATGAATGGATGGTGACAACTGAAGACATAAACACGTACCTCCAACAGTGATGTTGATTTGACCGACAGGTATCTCTCTTGACTCAGAGTTCACCTTTAGTGTAGCTTTACACTCAAACACACGAAATTCTTCAGAACCTTGACCCACGACGAGGGCTTTGACCGTGACACAGGTGTCATCAAAAGTGCAGGCTGAGAACATCATGTCGCCGCTACAGGTGTCCATGATGTCTGCACTTCTGACAGAGCTGGTGTTTCCTGTTTGCTTGAGTGTTAGTATGAACAAGTCCTTGCGTGGGTACCTGCATGCTACCTGTGTGACGGGGTGGTGCACACCTGTTACAGTCAGCGACCCTGCAACACACCGCAGGTCACgtgtttaaaacaaatcaagTCTACCAGGTGCTGCCAGCTAGAGAATTCACACGCACTTCCTAGAAATAAATATCTACAATATGGGACATGTTTACAGCCTACTGTATGAGACATGTTTACAGTCTACTGTATGAGACATGTTTACAGTCTACTGTATGAGACATGTTTACAGCCTACTATATGGGACATGTTTACAGTCTACTGTATGAGACATGTTTACAGTCTACTGTATGAGACATGTTTACAGCCTACTATATGGGACATGTTTACAGTCTACTATATGAGACATGTTTACAGTCTACTATATGGGACATGTTTACAACCTACTATATGGGACATGTTTACAGTCTACTATATGAGACATGTTTACAGTCTACTATATGGGACATGTTTACAACCTACTATATGGGACATGTTTACAGTCTACTATATGAGACATGTTTACAGTCTACTATATGGGACATGTTTTCACTCTACAATACAGGCAATGTTTATAACCTACTATatgaaacatgtttacaatCCACAATACAGGCAATGTTTACACTCTCATAACtagtttctttaaataaatcatCTACCATGTACAACTATTAAACAAAAGCACATTTCCCACAGCTGTGTGATGGCCTGACTACTGTCTCTCTACCTGACATTAATTCACATGTTCACATGTGAAGCACGTAACATAGTAAACATCGTGTAGCATCCACTACACGCACTGATTGTCAGACCGTTGACTGCTGTCTCCTGTACCAGTGATTGCTTGTCATCAATCGTCACATACATATACtggcagggccgtgcttaggggcaggcggacgaggcatctgcctagggccccgcgcttcaaggggccccgcgcttttgattgatatgtgactttagatcccaactaaaaccgtgtgatcgtggcgtgagggccccgcacatgccctttgcctcgggccccgcgggggctaagaactggcctgatACTGGGAACAATCACCAGGCTGACAATCTGTAGTCAcatgacacacactgacaggtTTGCTGAgtctatgtctgtgtgtttgtgtacgtgtgtgtgcctgtctgtgttagtgtgtttatggtgtgtgtgtgtgtttgcctgcaTGTTTATGTCTCTGTCCTGCGTGTCTCTGTTGCCGGCCGTGCATGTGTGAGGTTGTTTGTGAGGTTGGCtctgcatgtgcgtgtgtgtgagtgtgtgtatgttgatgtatgtgtgtgtgagtgtgtgcgcatgtacatgttgatatgtgtgtgtgtatattcaTGTACATGTGTTACACGGGTACAAAGCAGTCGTGCTATTACTGTTTGTGTCCAACATGTGATGTCAGCGCACAGACGAGCACAAGGTAACCAGGAGACAGACACCATGAGACAGACACCAGGAGACAGACACCAGGAGACAGACACCTGGCAACCAAGATGACAACAAAGCAAAGTGAAGTCTCACCCTGCACGTGCAGGAGCTGGAGGCTGGTGACAACGACAAACACACAGGACAGCTGTGGACACAGGCCCGCCATTTTGGTGTCACAGGCGACAGTCAGTAATGAGTGACTCAGGATGAAGACAACAAGTCAGACATTAAATTGTTGATTAAAAACACGGACATAGATCATAGCTATCTACATCACTACTCACAACTCACTACTCACTGCTCACAGGGCACTAGTCTCCATGGTGATATCTCCCATCAACACACTCACTTATTCACAAgttatttctctgtttattgTCAGCTGTTCGTGTTAGTGAATGATATTCTCTCCTTGTCTGCATCTGAAGCCTGTTGTTATGTCACTGTAGAGGTAGAGACTGTTGCTATGTCACTGTAGAAGTAGAGGCTGCTGCTATGTCACTGTACAGGTAGAGACTGTTGTTATGTCACTGTAGAAGTAGAGGCTGCTGCTATGTCACTGTACAGGTAGAGACTGTTGTTATGTCACTGTAGAAGTAGAGGCTGCTGCTATGTCACTGTACAAACAAAGGTTGCTATGTCACTGTAGAGGTAGAGGCTGGTGCTATGTCACTGTAGAGGTAGAGACTGTTGCTATGTCACTGTAGAGGTAGAGGCTGTTGCTATGTCACTGTAGAGGTAGAGGCTGGTGCTATGTCACTGTAGAGGTAGAGACTGTTGCTATGTCACTGTAGAGGTAGAGGCTGTTGCTATGTCACTGTAGAGGTAGAGACTGTTGCTATGTCACTGTAGAGGTAGAGGCTGGAGCTATGTCACTGTAGAGGTAGAGACTGTTGCTATGTCACTGTAGAGGTAGAGGCTGTTGCTATGTCACTGTAGAGGTAGATACTGTTGCTATGTCACTGTAGAGGTAGAGGCTGTGCTATGTCACTGTAGAGGTAGAGGCTGGTGCTATGTCACTGTAGAGGTAGATACTGTTGCTATGTCACTGTAGAGGTAGAGGCTGGTGCTATGTCACTGTAGAGGCAAAAGCTTACAGCTAAGGCAGCGAAACTAACACTAACCCTTTCCCTCTCACAGCGAAATAACGTCTCAGTCCCAGTGAGGACCACCAGCAGTCAAAGTGTTAACAGTGCCAGTGAACTATTGAAGGCAGCCGTTGAGTATTTGTGATCGACAATCGGTAATTGAACAGAGAAACAACTCCTGCATCACTGTGCATCACATCCTGTGGGACTTGAAGACGACCCTGACGTGGCGATGATGAGTGTAGAGGTCCACTCAGGCGAGAGGCAGCAGTTGCCGCTGCGTGTCAACAACTCAACAACCACCCGTCAGCAGTCAGCGCAGTCCACTGTCCTGCCACCTGCAGGAAGTTGAAGCCCCATCACTTGACCTCTACTGTCGGTGAGCTTTTACCTCCCTTTAGTGAAAGTAGAGTTATCTTCCCTAGACATGCAACACATGCTCAGGAACTGATGCACAGCAATGACACAGACTGGCTGCAGCTAAGGATGCTAAGAGTGAGCTGCAGGGTTGCAGACATCTTTGTAGTCTGTTCCttttgtaggaaacaagatggccactgtcgtaggacaccaggaacttctgcttttaacagtcgtgacgtaagctggtctttggccacgtgacccgtcACGACACCCTGTGGAAGACTTTGCATCAAGACTCACTGGAGGGTGACCCACACATCAgtggtgagaggaagaactgacaggaaggtcaaaggtcaaagactggactgtcgtcgtgtacaggactgctgactgtcgcccacagtagacaagatggcggcctgtcagctgtTAGTCTATCCTTGTgatccccccaaccacaggtggcgGTCACATCACTGACTAGCGAGGACAAGCGCTAGAGACCTGTGCCAGCTATAATATTGTATAATATTGTATAATATTGCATGATGAAGGAATTGCAAAGTTGTATATGTGTCGATGTTATtgaataagtaataataatagtgtgaGGAATGTATATAGTGCAGTAGCTCAGGAAAAAGCCAACTTGCTGCTCTGAACTTAGCACAAAACAGTGACAAAGATGTCGCAGGAGGAACATTGCGAGGACTCACTGTCCTCCGGCAGCAAAGGGCGATgactgtagatgtaacggtaacgactTTAGAGAATCTTTAGAGTAAGTAAAgacactgtgtacatacatatagATGTTGTGACTATAGACACTGTGTACATATCGATgttgtttgaatattttgtgcatttttattgCTATTGATTGTCCATATACTTACAACCTCTGTTTATGATGGAAAATATGTTTGACTAgttgaacacaaacacacacacgcatgtgtgcgttctctctctcgtgtTCTCTTGCTGTCTGTCACATGTATACACTaatataaatacagacacacgcgttcgcacacacactcacataggAAGGGAGCTGGAAAGAAATCACACAACctcacaagaaagaaagaaaatgtgtacaaGGGGGGGTGGGACAGACAACAGGAATATTTGTTGAATATTTAGCGATTAGTGTCCTCATGCGAGCACAAGGCTTGCGATACGTCACTGCTTGACAGTGACAGGGGGCGCTCCTGGTAAATAAGGAAATAGCACAGCCACTCCTATTGAATAAGGAAATTAATGTGATGACCACTCCTGTTAAAAATGGGGAAGGTCATGAAGTTTATTTCAGTCCTTTAACTGTCTAACCTTTAGACTGTCTCT
Encoded proteins:
- the LOC112568179 gene encoding uncharacterized protein LOC112568179 isoform X2; this translates as MAGLCPQLSCVFVVVTSLQLLHVQGSLTVTGVHHPVTQVACRYPRKDLFILTLKQTGNTSSVRSADIMDTCSGDMMFSACTFDDTCVTVKALVVGQGSEEFRVFECKATLKVNSESREIPVGQINITVGGLTAPPHTTASLGVMEATGGLRQPVFTGTCVSRDAQPTVIIALVVLLVVVIVINAVLVVVILKLRGLGRSHVTEGTTSLTPCAADPPPTASVL
- the LOC112568179 gene encoding uncharacterized protein LOC112568179 isoform X1, with protein sequence MAGLCPQLSCVFVVVTSLQLLHVQGSLTVTGVHHPVTQVACRYPRKDLFILTLKQTGNTSSVRSADIMDTCSGDMMFSACTFDDTCVTVKALVVGQGSEEFRVFECKATLKVNSESREIPVGQINITVGGLTAPPHTTASLGVMEATGGLRQPVFTGTCVSRDAQPTVIIALVVLLVVVIVINAVLVVVILKLRGLGRSHVTEGTTSLTPCAADPPPTASGEMKGDKLTACMCNSCCYVMLSCLLLLALLGDCCLVTLSAVVLHGYSDSVIVLALQC